TTATCTTGATTTACTATCACATATTCAGCAAATCCTCCCGGGCCTGTTACCCCTAAGGAATGAAAATTCTCGCAGTATAAAGGCTGGTTTCTTCTACAATAATAACATTCTCCACATAAGACAGTATTATCTGCTACCACTCTGTCACCTTTTTTAAATGCAGTCACTTTTGATCCAACAGCCTCAACGACACCTGTAAATTCATGTCCCGGTGTCAGCGGAAACTTCGATAAAAACTGTCCATTATGTATATGTACGTCAGTTTTGCAGATGCCACAAGCAGCTACCTTTATTAAAACTTGGTTTTCCTTGCAGGCAGGAGTATCAACCTCCATAATATTGAAATTTCTTGGCTCAGTATACACTAAAGCTTTCATCTTGCCATCATCTCCCTTTAAAATTTATTGAAAACAAATACCTCCATAGCTACAACTGCCAGGCCGCAGTAGTGTGCGTTTTTATTTAGCTCTACAATTTTAGGTGTATAGATAACCATATCTTCTCTGTATTCAGAATGGCCTCAAACAAAACAGCCTATGATTTTGTTAAAGCATAAAATTAATGATCTAGATTGCATGAGTATGTAAAGCTTTGCATTTAACTGCAAATGAATTTACACAAGAGCACTACAGGATTGCCTTACTAACAACTGAGGTTCCATAATAAATTTTTTCTGATGAATCTGTTCACCGTTAATTATTTTTGTTAGTATTTCAGCAGAAAGCTTCCCGGTTTCATAGGGATACTGGTCAACCGTTGTGAGCCCCGGATATAAATCTCCTGAAATAGGTATATTAGCATATCCCACAATGGAGATATCTTCTGGAATCTTTAATCCTATTTCATAGGCAGCCTTCATAACACCCATTGCTATTTGGTCACTGCCAGCAAAAATGGCAGTAGGTCTTTCCTCTTTCTTGGATAAAAGTTGAAGAGCAGCTCTTTTCCCACCTTCCGGATAGGGCAAATTATGAATAATAAAATCCTTATTCATTGCTATATCATGTTCCTGAAGTGCTATCTCATAACCTTTTTGTTTGTTTTGATAAGTTGTATAGCTGCCATCTCCAGTAATATAAGCTATTCTTCTATGCCCTAAATCAATTAAATATTTTACTGCCTTATATGCTCCTTCAACTTCGTCAGTTAAAACTGCATAAACACCTGCTCCTAAAACATAGTCGTTAACCATAAGAAGAGGAATCTTGCTACTTATTCTCCCGATATGATTACTTTTACAGGGGTCTACTGGCCTTGTA
The sequence above is drawn from the Clostridium formicaceticum genome and encodes:
- a CDS encoding LacI family DNA-binding transcriptional regulator; this encodes MAITIKDIARMAKVSTATVSRVLNNPDKVSEEKKELVNKIMYEMNYQPNALARGLIRNQTKTVGVIIPDINNLFYPAVVRGIEDVFEINDYNVFLCNTDQDIEKEKKYMNTLLEKRVDGIILMGTRPVDPCKSNHIGRISSKIPLLMVNDYVLGAGVYAVLTDEVEGAYKAVKYLIDLGHRRIAYITGDGSYTTYQNKQKGYEIALQEHDIAMNKDFIIHNLPYPEGGKRAALQLLSKKEERPTAIFAGSDQIAMGVMKAAYEIGLKIPEDISIVGYANIPISGDLYPGLTTVDQYPYETGKLSAEILTKIINGEQIHQKKFIMEPQLLVRQSCSALV